The following nucleotide sequence is from Thermostaphylospora chromogena.
GCCGTGCACCACGAGACGGTCGCCTACCGTCGCGTTCATGCCTGATCCCCTCCTTCCGCCTCATCACTACCCAGACTGGTACGGCTTGCCCGGTTGGGGAAGAGGGGAGCCATGACCCAACCGAAGAGTCGGCGAACCCCGACCGAATCGTTACGCTGACCGTGAACATGCTGAAATATGCAGGCGAGGCCTCCGCACCAGAGGGGCACCCGCGGGAACACCCGACCCCACGAACTGGCACAATCCCGAACAAACGTCCTACCATCGGTTGTCTAGGCCACCCTCTCCTCGCTGCCAGCGGGGACATCCTGGTTACCGGGAAGTAGAGAGGTGCGTTTTCCCGGGTAAACGGCCAGGATGGAAGTGACCTAAGACCACAGACGAAGAGGCTTCACAAGTCCATCCTCGGAAGGCGAGACCCAGTGGCTTCCGGACGCCAGCGTTTCTCGATCATCAGTGACGGCCTACCCAGCCAGCTCCCTGATGTCGATCCCAGCGAGACCCAAGAGTGGCTCGAGTCGCTCGACACCGTCGTCAAGACGGAAGGACGGACGAGAGCCCGATATCTGATGCTGCGCCTGCTCGAGCGGGCACGCGAGCACCAGGTCGGCGTGCCCGGTCTGCGGAGCACCGACTACATCAACACCATCCCGCCGGAGCGGGAGCCGTGGTTCCCCGGCGACGAGCACATCGAGCGACGCATCCGTGCCTACATCCGGTGGAACGCCGCGGTCATGGTCTCCCGGGCCAACGCCCGCACCAACGTCGGCGGCCACATCGCCACCTACGCCTCCGCCGCCTCCCTCTACGAGGTGGGCTTCAACCACTTCTTCCGCGGCAAGGACCACGGCGAGTCCGGCGACCAGGTCTTCATCCAGGGCCACGCCGCGCCGGGCATCTACGCCCGCGCGTTCCTGGAGGGCCGGCTCACCGAGGCGCAGCTCGACGCCTTCCGCCAGGAGCTGTCGCACGGCTTCCGGGGCCTGCCGTCCTACCCGCACCCGCGGCTGATGCCCGACTTCTGGGAGTTCCCCACGGTCTCCATGGGCCTGGGGCCGATCAGCGCGATCTACCAGGCGCGGTTCAACCGCTACCTGCTCAACCGCAAGATCAAGGACACCAGCCGCAGCCACGTGTGGTGCTTCGTCGGCGACGGCGAGATGGACGAGCCCGAGTCGCTGGGCGCCATCGGTCTCGCGGCGCGCGAGGAGCTCGACAACCTCACCTTCATCGTCAACTGCAACCTGCAGCGCCTGGACGGCCCGGTCCGCGGCAACGGCAAGATCATCCAGGAGCTGGAGGCGTTCTTCCGCGGCGCGGGCTGGAACGTCATCAAGGTCATCTGGGGCCGCGACTGGGACCCGCTGCTCGCCGCCGACGTCGACGGCGTGCTCGTCAACAAGATGAACACCACGCCCGACGGCCAGTTCCAGACCTACTCGGTGGAGTCCGGGGCCTACATCCGCGAACACTTCTTCGGCGACGACCCGCGGCTGCGCAAGATGGTCGAGCACCTGTCCGACGAGGACATCCGCAAGCTGTCGCGCGGCGGGCACGACTACCGCAAGGTCTACGCGGCCTTCAAGGCGGCCAGGGAGCACGTCGGGCAGCCGACGGTCATCCTGGCGCAGACCATCAAGGGATGGACGCTCGGCAAGGACTTCGAGGCGCGTAACGCCACGCACCAGATGAAGAAGCTCACCAAGGCCGAGCTGAAGGAGTTCCGCGACCGGCTCTACCTGCCGATCCCCGACTCCGCCCTGGAGGACGACCTCCCGCCCTACTACCACCCGGGCGAGGACCACGAAGAGATCGCCTACATGAAGGAGCGTCGCGCGGCGCTCGGCGGCTACCTGCCCAAGCGGGTCGTCCGCGCCAAGCCGCTCAAGCTCCCCGGCGACCCGGTGTACTCCGAGCTGAAGAAGGGCTCGGGCAAGCAGCCGGTGGCCACCACCATGGCCTTCGTGCGCCTGCTGAAGGACCTCATGAAGGACAAGGAGATCGGCTACCGGTTCGTGCCGATCATCCCGGACGAGGCGCGTACCTTCGGCATGGACGC
It contains:
- the aceE gene encoding pyruvate dehydrogenase (acetyl-transferring), homodimeric type, with the protein product MASGRQRFSIISDGLPSQLPDVDPSETQEWLESLDTVVKTEGRTRARYLMLRLLERAREHQVGVPGLRSTDYINTIPPEREPWFPGDEHIERRIRAYIRWNAAVMVSRANARTNVGGHIATYASAASLYEVGFNHFFRGKDHGESGDQVFIQGHAAPGIYARAFLEGRLTEAQLDAFRQELSHGFRGLPSYPHPRLMPDFWEFPTVSMGLGPISAIYQARFNRYLLNRKIKDTSRSHVWCFVGDGEMDEPESLGAIGLAAREELDNLTFIVNCNLQRLDGPVRGNGKIIQELEAFFRGAGWNVIKVIWGRDWDPLLAADVDGVLVNKMNTTPDGQFQTYSVESGAYIREHFFGDDPRLRKMVEHLSDEDIRKLSRGGHDYRKVYAAFKAAREHVGQPTVILAQTIKGWTLGKDFEARNATHQMKKLTKAELKEFRDRLYLPIPDSALEDDLPPYYHPGEDHEEIAYMKERRAALGGYLPKRVVRAKPLKLPGDPVYSELKKGSGKQPVATTMAFVRLLKDLMKDKEIGYRFVPIIPDEARTFGMDAMFPTAKIYSPHGQTYEPVDRNLLLSYKESQEGQILHEGISEAGSMASVIAAGTSYATHGEHMVPVYVFYSMFGFQRTGDQMWQLADQMGRGFLLGATAGRTTLNGEGLQHQDGHSPLLASANPAAVVYDPSWAYEIAYIVRDGLRRMYGEAQENIFYYLTVYNEPYLQPAEPENLDVEGLLKGLYKFAEAPAGDPSRPKANILASGVAGPWALEAQRMLAEDWGVAADVWSATSWSELRRDALAAEEHNLLNPDAEPRVPYLTRVLSGVQGPFIGVSDYVRAVPDQIARWVPGDWSSLGTDGFGLSDTRSALRRHFHVDAASITLAVLSRLAARGEVSADLPREAIARYHLKNGVTEAGGVESNDTQSMGL